A stretch of the Danio rerio strain Tuebingen ecotype United States chromosome 18, GRCz12tu, whole genome shotgun sequence genome encodes the following:
- the rxylt1 gene encoding ribitol-5-phosphate xylosyltransferase 1 (The RefSeq protein has 5 substitutions compared to this genomic sequence), whose amino-acid sequence MRFFRRKIAIIVILAYAIFSLYAAYNVFFSKRVISRVHRMVKKGSVIIETGKAGEKEWNPWEEDERAHSVVVQKRRDAFRLYRDQAAKNRPKTYKVQIWGKAAIGLYLWEHILEGSLNPSDKSSQWREGEIQSGKIHFSFYTGPAVVQGHVPPDTDSVVLVLNGREQQKISYSVQWLQHVQSLIQARTISRVAVVLLGNEQCNNNWISPYPKRNGGFVDLLFLVYDSPWINDKDIFQWPLGVATYRHFPVVTLSSQMVKKDRPYLCNFLGTIYKNSSRETLMNLLKQNNMEKDCLMHAREKWLPQETSDTSRQYQMALAQSDLTLCPVGVNSECYRIYEACAYGSVPVVEDVLTPGACAVGNRSPLRLLKDAGAPFIFLKDWKELPVILERERAMSQKEKTERRMRLLEWYSSFRQQMKDRFTEVLEENFFKIT is encoded by the exons ATGAGATTTTTTCGCCGGAAAATAGCGATTATAGTTATTTTGGCGTACGCGATATTTTCGCTTTACGCAGCATATAATGTGTTTTTCAGCAAGAGGGTGATTTCTCGCGTTCACCGAGTGGTGAAAAAGGGCTCTGTGATCATCG AAACGGGAAAAGCAGGAGAGAAAGAATGGAACCCATGGGAGGAGGATGAACGCGCTCATTCTGTGGTTGTGCAGAAGCGGAGAGATGCCTTCAGATTATACCGAGACCAGGCTGCTAAAAACAGGCCGAAAACATATAAAGTTCAGATCTGGGGCAAAGCAGCCATAG GACTTTATCTGTGGGAACATATTTTAGAAGGATCTCTCAACCCGTCGGACAAATCCAGCCAATGGAGAGAAGGAGAGATACAGTCTGGGAAGATTCATTTCAG TTTCTACACTGGTCCCGCAGTGGTCCAAGGGCATGTTCCTCCTGACACAGACAGTGTGGTGTTGGTTTTGAACGGCCGCGAGCAGCAGAAGATCTCCTACTCTGTCCAGTGGCTGCAGCACGTCCAGAGTCTGATTCAGGCCCGCACCGTCTCTCGGTTTGCTGTCGTCCTATTGGGCAACGAGCAGTGCAATAACAACTGGATCAGTCCTTATCTGAAGAGAAATGGCGGGTTTGTGGACCTGCTCTTTCTGGTGTACGACAGTCCTTGGGTCAATGATAAAGACATCTTCCAGTGGCCTCTGGGTGTTGCCAC ATACAGGCATTTCCCAGTAGTCACACTTAGCAGTCAGATGGTGAAAAAGGACAGGCCATACCTGTGCAACTTTCTTGGCACTATCTACAAAAACTCCTCCAGGGAAACTCTGATGAACCTCCTAAAGCAGAACAACATGGAGAAAGACTGCCTCATGCATGCTAGAGAGAA GTGGCTTCCTCAAGAGACGTCCGACACCTCCAGACAGTACCAGATGGCATTAGCTCAGAGTGACCTGACTCTTTGCCCGGTGGGAGTGAACAGCGAATGCTACCGCATCTATGAAGCCTGTGCGTATGGCTCTGTGCCCGTGGTGGAGGACGTCCTGACTCCGGGAGCCTGCGCTGTTGGGAACCGGTCCCCACTGCGGCTGCTTAAAGATGCCGGAGCTCCCTTCATCTTTCTTAAAGACTGGAAAGAGCTGCCGGTTATCctggaaagagagagagcaatgaGCCAGAAGGAGAAAACGGAGAGGAGGATGAGATTGCTAGAGTGGTACAGCAGCTTCCGGCAGCAGATGAAAGACAGATTCACTGAGGTTTTGGAGGAGAACTTCTTCAAAATCACATAG
- the zgc:112052 gene encoding protein C19orf12 homolog produces the protein MPPHVDDVMKLCCELSANQQVKTAVKQSGKGAAAAGGLAFAGGLIGGPLGIAVGGAVGGLLGCWMTSGQFKPLPQVIMELTPDQQARLYEDIVAILGSITWTDVAQLTALVMGNASLQQQVTAALLSYIHKELQAEVHYID, from the exons ATGCCGCCACATGTTGATGATGTAATGAAACTGTGTTGTGAACTGTCTGCGAATCAACAAGTGAAAACAGCAGTGAAGCAGTCTGGAAAAGGAGCAGCAGCCGCTGGCGGTCTCGCCTTTGCAGGAGGTTTAATAGGGGGTCCTCTGGGCATCGCAGTGG GTGGAGCTGTCGGAGGTCTTCTTGGATGCTGGATGACGAGCGGCCAGTTCAAACCTCTTCCTCAGGTCATCATGGAACTGACCCCAGACCAGCAGGCCAGACTTTATGAGGATATCGTGGCAATCTTAGGCTCGATAACATGGACCGATGTTGCACAACTGACAGCCCTCGTAATGGGAAACGCCAGCCTTCAGCAGCAAGTGACCGCAGCTCTCCTCAGCTACATTCACAAGGAACTTCAAGCTGAAGTACATTACATTGActga